ttttagctggatttgacatgtgagtttattttatcatgagtgaacataatcagaaagaaaatttcagatttgacttcaatgactcgggacgactttttgacccaattttgatccaaaaataaatatagcaatatgagtgtcattggattcgtattcttatgaagattatgtatttgaatatattttgatCGTTAGAAAGCATTGTGAAacgctcaagttttaaagtgattatccAATTTAATTGAgatttaaccctagttttgaaattcagaaaatatgggaatTGACAtattaagtggcatcaagattagaaacgtgtttatagatttgcttaaatttttgggtctaagcttgacatatggtaataagggtgttgttagtttcaaaaatcttattgtgattatttatttgtctagattacgttgatttggaggccaGCGAAAAGGAAAGGCTTAAGTcccggagtgattgcttgattaattaaggcaagtgaatttctaaacctcagtttaagcttgtagatgcttgtatttccgtgttatgtgtactagagagtaatgaaaattggactgggttattgactgtatgattgaccttaaaaatggagatgaggggtataaaatggtgatctaatgacatgtattggtggaattgatatgttgtgattatgggtttattttggatatgtgaaatgactacgttgatgtgagatagaaaaaattattgttgttgtcatgttattatcgtgaattatatgaacatgaattgattgcattggttctgacatattgtgttgagattgaaaatgatataaaacaaaaggagtcgggccacatgctccgtggcagatattatgaaataaagtggtcgggccacatgctctgtggcaggatatatatattgaggggacagGCCACACGCTttgtggcaggttacatggacagaaatgtctcCCATGGATTTCaaactgtaattcagcggatgtgtaccgataggacagacatgcatcatctcattgcattgcatcgcattttgttgatatttgtaaaattcgtgtttaccacttattgatctatatatgctgaacttgatttgatatgattcattgataagactattgatgagtattcgtcgactgtattactattgttattgtacaattgtagagttgggctggttttatgcatgttgtagttaaggaggttcggtcgggaggacaagagtacttgtatctattgagctttgcttagttttagttgtccatttgctgagtaccgtgttgtttggtactcaccccttacttctacacttgtgtatgTTGTGAGCTCAGACCTGTTTGATCTCTTAGTGTTCTCTACCACGTCTGAGGCTATCaactcgagtgttgaggtagctgttacatccgtctagcagacacctcttactctttaatatgttttagtcctattctagagacaaagagaCTGTATtctctttcgtacttcggtaatgtattagtgacttgtacatgtgacaatcagtcttgggggattttgagattatttacttgtttttgactaagttaaaccttgttttatctcaattacttctgcatttacttttcgttggatattaggctgacttatctcggtaggttgagatgagtgtcatcacacccggattcggatCATGACAGTCTTTGAAGTCAAATGCTACTCTTACTAGTACTTCCTTTGGTCCTATTCCTCGGACATAGTTTAAATTTtgatagtcaaataatttaatttcaatatATTATGATTACGGTATGAaattgtttaaaatatatttacatGTTTGAAACTTATGTAAAAAGTTCTATGAATCCCGataatcaataatttaaaatatttttaaaaaatatatgaaaaaattacaataaaaaatattatattattattatatcaaatTAAGCCGATATGATTTGGTATTTTAAGcttgattttggtattttgtAGTATGATAAATCAATAACCATAGTGTGTTCGACTTTGACTTACCTATAATCATATAATAGATAATTATgacttcttttttcaaaaaaacgTCTCAATTATATCATACTAACACTATAAAGATGTggaaatattcaaaaaaaaatacaaacaatTATCTTCGTTAAGCAATTATACAAAAAAGGACATTTCAATCAAGATAGAGTAATCAAAAATTCTGACATATGTCTAAATAACTAGTTTTGTACTAACACTAATTTATAAATttgttaatattatattataataataatatattccatTATATATTTCAATACAGTACTCGATActaatatttcttcttttatacataacaataccataaaaaTTAAACTGTCTACAAAACTTTTATCAAATATCATAATatcaaaattctaattttaatatgataatttaatatttatcagtaatatatcttaaaataccTCTTAATACCTTATCAAAACTGTTTAAGACACACCTACGCACCATGTCCACCCCAGTTAGACCAACAAAAATGAAACCATTTACTGTAGATTTCATTGGTAAACTAAAGAAATGGTTTATTTACGGGAATGCAAAACTGCAAAATTTTAACACCAGGTGGCGAGATTTGAGCTTTAAAATAGGTGGGTCCCCAATATAGATCTGTGCTTTACACCATCAAGACAAGTAGGACCTTTTTGTGTCGGTTCTTAGAAGCcccaaaaagagaagaaaaagtcGATTACTCTTTAAGctattaaaaaaatcaagtaCTTAATAAGGTCCAGAGAATTTGACTTCATTAAGCACTTCATTATCTCTCTTAATCTATGGATTAGTATTAattctttattcttttaatatttaaagAGCTTCAAACTAAGAGTCAAATTGAGCTGTCATTATTCTGCACCTCCACATAAGCCTAAGGCCAAAAGGCAGTTGAGCAATCTGTGTCATCCTCTTAAGCAATCCATTCAGAATTTGGTCTATTTCTCTGTATTCACTTAAACTTTTCCACttaaaaaacctttaaaacAAATCACCGATAAATTGGTACAATGGTACAGCACTAAGGACATACCATTCCAGCAATAACTAGGATTTTTCCTAATGTTCCTTTAACAGAGAAAGAGAAAACAACAAATTTCTCTGTAATAGTGACCAAAAAGGAACACTTTAAAGCCAAGAAAATGAAACGTTAAACACAAAAGGGGACCCCCTTTGACCCAAACAGTTCAGTCTGCACACgagttgagtttattttagTCATAAAAATCCCAAGAACCAGACAAAGATTTTGATTCCCGCGCTTGGTTTAGTTTAAGACTTAAACAGTTTGATAAACTTATTGTCTCCTTTCTGTTTTTGTCTAATACATGAATCTTAAGTACATTATTATAATACTAAAGTCCAAAAAAATGCAGGATTATTATGATGAATCATGCTAAATTTGCATATAATGGTTGGTCATTATCCACAGTAAACCTACCTATCTTTCATTGTTTAGTGGGATTAAGCCCGTGGCTCGACGGTGGGGGTGGTGCTCTATGtgttgaaaatgaaaaagagTTTACCATAAGGCAAAAGAATAGTTACATTTTCCATTTTGTCAGATTAAGATAATTTAGAAGAATAGAGGTGGAAACGGATTGTCTACTTGTTCAGCGTATCACAAAAGAGGATATACAATATCACTCTCGTAAGGCTATCATTGAAGATTGCAAATACTTCCTAGAAGCCAACAAGACGATTATTAGACACATACATTTGAAGAGAGGCAAATAAATGTGTAGATTTTTCTGGCAAATGAAGGTCACGAACATGAAGAAGTTGAACTAGTATTGGGAAAATGTGATCAAGGAAATGGAGTTTTTACTTCTTTACTTCTGGCTAATATAAACAATGCAGCTTATGTACGATTTTAATATTTCTATTTAGTATTTTCAAACAAGTATCCACTGTAGTTTCACAACGTGGAGTCTCTGAATGATAAAgcgtacgcagaccttacccccaCCTCAGAGTTAGAGAGACTGATAAAgcgtacgcagaccttacccccaCCTCAGAGTTAGAGAGActgtttctgatagacccttGAATATTTAGTATTTTCCAATGTAACAAAAGGGAAAAGATAAAGATAATTTAGTAGAGAATCTGATACAGTAGTTGCCTCAATATCTAGGAGACTCCAATTAGAATCACTGCTTATGTAATTTAAGATTCAGAATTTGACATGGTATAACCAACTACAGCTGAAGAATAAGATCTAAGATGAGATCTAAATCTTGAAAAAAACTAAACTGAATCTTGATTGTTTACATTGATTTTGTTTGAAAGACAGTATTTAACTTAGATATTGAGAAGATATTTGATGCAGCTGATGCAACCATTAGATTTTGTAGTTATTGTTATCCATCTTGATGATTGATTTCTTACTTCTAAATGTAGGAAAGAGATATTTTAAGTCCAATTTTCACCCAATTAAATCTGTGAATTAAgggaatatttttttcctaataaagCTCCTAAAGATATGCAAGTACTCCCTCAGTTTTGTGTGTTTTAAGACCTTTCAAAGATTATCTACAAAGAGAGAGAAATAATTAGAGGAAGGATCGTGTAAGCTTCATCGTTATGCTAGGCTTTTCtttaacaattttttaaatattgccGTTGACAAAAGAATGAGGGTGTTCTCAACGCAAAATTATTATGGCTATACTATTCTTATCTCCAACTACTTGTACAGCTTTTTTTGAGCAACCAACttgaaaaaacaattaaaattattattctaaTTAGTTGTAATTCTAGCCTGCCTATTTAAGAACTCCACCTCGTGGATATGGAATACATGACAGCAGTTTCTTCTCATTCTAAGAGTCTTTTTCTCACAACATCTCCTACCATTACTGTTCCACTTCCTATTGATAATAAAACCAAtacatttctttttctttgaacAACTTTTTCCCTCACTCTCTTGTCAAGGTACTGCATACCTGCCTGCGATATACATTTCCACTTCCTTTTCTTGGGAAGTTCTTTCAGAAAATCTCCACTTCAATTCATCTTATCTATAGAGATATAGGGGCAGATAATACATATTACGACTAAGATGATATCATTTGGTATGTGCATTGGGGCTTTTCTGGTTTTGATTATTATACATTGGGTTTACAACTGGAGGAATCCCAGATGCAATGGAAAACTCCCACCAGGTTCAATGGGCTGGCCGTTACTAGGAGAGACTATTCAGTTCTTTGCCCCAAATACAACATCAGATATTGCTCCCTTTGTGAAGGAGAGGATGAAAAGGTGGTTACTGCAATCCACTCATTTGGGTTTCTTATATATTAGTAGAAATACTACAAATTGACATTTACTGAACTTCATTTTACCATCCTAGTAAAGTTTTTTGTCAATTTATTTCAGGTATGGGCCGATTTTCCGAACTAGCGTGGTTGGACGTCCTGTTATTGTATCTACAGACCCGGACCTTAATTACTTCATCTTTCAGCAAGAGGGACAGTTGTTTCAGAGCTGGTATCCAGATACATTCACTGAGATATTCGGAAGGCAAAATGTAGGTTCCTTGCATGGTTTCATGTACAAGTACTTGAAGAACATGGTACTAAACCTTTTTGGTTCTGAAAGTCTGAAAAAGATGCTGCCTGAGGTTGAAGAGGTAGCGAAAAATAAATTGAAGCGGTGGTCAGGTCAGACAAGTGTAGAGATGAAGGAAGCAACTGCCAATGTAAGTTGAGCCAAAATTTCCCCTTCAGTAATAAAGGGGAGCCCGGTGCACAAAACTCCCACTATACCCGATATTCGGGAAAGGACCAGACCACATTGGGTCTTATATATGCACCTAAACTTGCTTTCTGCAAGAGACTATTTCCGCGGCTTGAATATGTGACCTCCCGTCACACGGTTGGAACTTTTAGAGTTGcaccaaggctccccttcaaaaTTTCCCTCTACTACTATATTATAAGGTTCTCAATTTTAATCAGAATGTCTCCTGGTGTTTCTGCAGATGATATTTGATCTAACTGCAAAAAAGCTAATCAGCTATGATTCTGAGACCTCATCAGAAAATCTGCGGGAAAGTTTTGTCGCTTTTATACAGGGATTGATTTCTTTTCCTATAGACATTCCCGGAACTGCCTATCACAAATGCTTACAGGTATTAACTCTACATATTTAGACTTAGCCATCTGGTACAAGAATGCAATTCTGCGAAATTCGGGTTAGAATGGTGTGCCCATATACTTGTTGAAGTGATTAATTGACTCTAGAAGGTGATCATCAGGGAAGAAAGAAGGCAATGAAGATGCTAAAGACAATGCTAGAGGAAAGAAGAGAACAGCCTAGGAAGGAACAAACTGATTTCTTTGATTATGTCCTAGAAGAACTTCAAAGGAAGGACACAATCCTCACAGAGGCAATAGCTCTAGATTTGATGTTTGTCCTGCTCTTTGCCAGCTTCGAGACCACCTCCCTGGCTGTAACTTTAGCCACTAAATTTCTTCATGATCATCCTTTGGTTTTAAAAGAATTAACAGTAAGTGTGACTAATCTTCTTCAACTAATCAATCTCATTAAACTCCAGAATTAATGGTTATATAATGCTTTTCAGGCGGAACATGAAGCAATAATTAGAAGCAGGGAAAATCCAGCTTCTGGACTTACATGGAAAGAATATAAATCAATGAAATTTACATTTCAGGTATTTCAATTAAAACGGATTTTCCATTTCCAAAGTTCTTAGTAACCAGCATTAAGAACATTCTTCATTAATACTGGATGTGTAGGTTATTAATGAGACAGTCAGACTGGCAAATATTGTTCCTGCTATTTTCCGGAAAACACTAAGAGATATCAACTTCAAAGGTATATGATTAGAAATCTTTACCACCATCTTCTTGGGAATAAGGCTTCAGATTTACTCATAGGAACATACCTTAATATAATACTTATCTGATGCAGGATATACCATTCCAGCTGGTTGGGCGGTTATGGTTTGTCCTCCAGCTGTACACTTAAACCCTGCCAAATATCAAGATCCCCTTGACTTCAATCCATGGAGATGGGAGGTGAGCctttcataatttatttattgttactGTATTTGCACGATACTAAAGGTTAGAGAAAATGAAAGTGGTTGTGTGTTATCATAGAGTGATTTTCTCAACTTTACTATGAAATATTCATGGAATACAGGGAGTAGAAATAAATGGAGCAACTCGAAATTTCATGGCTTTTGGTGGTGGTATGAGATTTTGCGTTGGTACAGATTTCACTAAGGTGCAGATGGCTGTCTTTCTCCACTCCCTTGTGACCAAATACAGGTAAGAACATTACTCgcattaatatttttgagaaagaaagagagggAGCTAATCAGTTATAACTGGTAAAAACTGTCAGGTGGCAAACAATTGAAGGAGGAGACACAGTGCGGACTCCTGGTTTACAGTTTCCCAACGGTTACCACATTAGGATCTCGGAAAAAGATGAGAAGATACAATAGACAACACACAATTGATGGGATAGTCAGAAAAAGTGGCTAAAGGCAATACCAGGAATTGAAACTTACCCGGATATTCTCAAAGCAGCAGAAGATATTGCCGCTGAAAGAATGCTGggacaaagaaagaaagaactCAGCAAATCATTAGTCTGGGAAAATTTTGCTAAAATTTACTTATATGACGCCTatacatacatattttttttttttttctttttttatgatttaaacAAAAAGTGTAGTTGATATTGAAGAAGGAAAGAACAAAAGTGTATAAATTCAATACATGGTACAGTTTTGAATGAAGAAGTCCTAGAATCAGAGAGTTCACTATTTCCTGCTCCCCCATATTTCAGAACCCTGCTCTTCTCCGCAAAATATCCCTGGAACATTTAGTTATTAAGTTAAGAGAGGTCAAAAGCATgttataaagaagaaaaaacacaTTTAACAACTTCTGTACATGAGAAATAGTGGCAAGGCACTGACAATCACTGTCAACCAGCTTTAGTCATTCTTTCCACTTGCTTTGCCTCTTATGGTGTGTGTCATTTAAGATGGGATGTTTGTGCCTTAGATATTCCTCTTGATTTTCATCACCTCTCTTCTTGTTTATGATAGGTCCTCCCAAGGTTTCTCTCTCATTTATTCGTCTGTGATGTCTCATGTGGTCGTCCTCCCCCTCTCTTGAATGAAGTGGCTTTGTGATGCCTGAGCTCTTGGTTTTTCCATGTTTATGCTTATCCTTGTGCACATGATGAAGGTAGTAATGATTATCAGTTTCTCCCAACAGATTCTCGCGCGTGTCATTGTGAAACCTTGTGTGCCTTCTATGTGCACGATGCTTATGACGCCTTGGCTCGTTCTTATGACTTCTCTTATGATGATTTCCTAATGGTTCAGCATCATAACTGTGCTTCCAACGACTCATATGTTTATCTTCAGTAATTGAAAAATGATCCTCCCACCAGTCATACAGAGGATCAAATAAACCTTTCTGGTGAAGAAGCCAGAGTAGTACAATCACTGCAAGTCATAATAGTAACATACCATCAAATATGTTTCTACTTTCAACTTCTGAAAGATCACTACAAATGTTATTATGTAAGCAAGAAACCTGTTGGAATAATTGCCAAGAACAGACAAAACATCACCACCCAACTGATGCAGATGTACCGTATATGGCAGCTGAAGTTGAAGAATCCATAGCACTTCATTCTGTCCACAGAAAGATCCAGAGTTGCATAATCC
The genomic region above belongs to Solanum dulcamara chromosome 5, daSolDulc1.2, whole genome shotgun sequence and contains:
- the LOC129889991 gene encoding cytochrome P450 87A3, with the translated sequence MISFGMCIGAFLVLIIIHWVYNWRNPRCNGKLPPGSMGWPLLGETIQFFAPNTTSDIAPFVKERMKRYGPIFRTSVVGRPVIVSTDPDLNYFIFQQEGQLFQSWYPDTFTEIFGRQNVGSLHGFMYKYLKNMVLNLFGSESLKKMLPEVEEVAKNKLKRWSGQTSVEMKEATANMIFDLTAKKLISYDSETSSENLRESFVAFIQGLISFPIDIPGTAYHKCLQGRKKAMKMLKTMLEERREQPRKEQTDFFDYVLEELQRKDTILTEAIALDLMFVLLFASFETTSLAVTLATKFLHDHPLVLKELTAEHEAIIRSRENPASGLTWKEYKSMKFTFQVINETVRLANIVPAIFRKTLRDINFKGYTIPAGWAVMVCPPAVHLNPAKYQDPLDFNPWRWEGVEINGATRNFMAFGGGMRFCVGTDFTKVQMAVFLHSLVTKYRWQTIEGGDTVRTPGLQFPNGYHIRISEKDEKIQ